One genomic segment of Cerasicoccus sp. TK19100 includes these proteins:
- the rsmG gene encoding 16S rRNA (guanine(527)-N(7))-methyltransferase RsmG yields the protein MTFQNVDTIKQHFPDLTDETWSRLTEWAALMRDWNAKINLVSRKDIERLEEKHLAHCLVVTRVLKLMGGARVIDVGTGGGLPGLVMAICYPQAHFTLVDSVGKKIMVVEDIAKQLGLENVEVRNCRAEAIKREFDFITGRAVKELPQFCGWIKKLGRRGKKHSLENGLVYWKGGEYADEVAKLKIKPRHVWPISDFLPGEEFEGKYLLHFLAQDLQNAKTIT from the coding sequence GTGACTTTTCAAAACGTGGACACCATCAAACAACATTTTCCCGACCTGACTGACGAAACCTGGAGCCGCCTAACAGAATGGGCCGCGCTGATGCGTGATTGGAACGCTAAGATTAACCTCGTTTCGCGCAAAGACATTGAGCGCCTGGAGGAAAAACACCTCGCGCATTGTCTGGTCGTTACCCGCGTGCTCAAGCTAATGGGTGGCGCGCGCGTGATCGATGTTGGCACCGGTGGGGGTCTGCCGGGCTTGGTCATGGCCATCTGTTATCCGCAGGCGCACTTCACACTGGTGGACTCCGTGGGCAAGAAAATCATGGTCGTTGAAGACATCGCCAAGCAACTGGGCCTGGAAAATGTCGAGGTCCGCAATTGCCGCGCGGAGGCCATTAAGCGCGAGTTCGATTTCATTACCGGCCGCGCGGTCAAGGAGCTGCCCCAGTTCTGCGGCTGGATCAAAAAGCTCGGCCGCCGTGGCAAAAAGCATTCGCTGGAAAACGGCCTCGTTTACTGGAAAGGCGGCGAATATGCCGACGAGGTCGCGAAGCTGAAAATCAAGCCGCGGCATGTGTGGCCCATCAGCGATTTCTTGCCTGGCGAGGAATTTGAGGGAAAATACCTGCTGCATTTCCTGGCGCAGGA